One stretch of Amycolatopsis sp. NBC_00345 DNA includes these proteins:
- a CDS encoding PPA1309 family protein, with product MSPSEPPAANPVAGLAREVEEFVASGGWEQPPQLFALVPTAALLDEQPELAGQLDRSSPLTPVAQEALPDGDLAESLGRIAWPEIVVGCALAQEIIVLPPDVEAELPGLADADADRLRRAAADHPRRTEARLVAAVLREGDAACVMRLRGALPDAPEGDDEAVDEIVESPDLAPNLLEALKTTLMP from the coding sequence ATGTCACCGAGTGAGCCGCCTGCCGCCAACCCTGTCGCCGGCCTGGCCCGGGAAGTCGAAGAATTCGTCGCCTCCGGCGGCTGGGAGCAGCCGCCGCAGTTGTTCGCGCTGGTGCCGACCGCGGCGCTGCTCGACGAGCAGCCGGAGCTGGCCGGCCAGCTCGACCGGTCGAGCCCGCTGACGCCTGTCGCGCAGGAGGCGCTGCCCGACGGCGACCTCGCCGAGTCGCTCGGCCGGATCGCCTGGCCGGAGATCGTCGTGGGCTGCGCGCTGGCGCAGGAGATCATCGTCCTGCCGCCCGACGTCGAGGCCGAGTTGCCGGGCTTGGCGGACGCCGACGCCGACCGCCTGCGCCGAGCCGCGGCCGACCACCCGCGACGCACCGAAGCCCGGCTCGTCGCGGCCGTCCTGCGTGAAGGCGACGCCGCGTGCGTCATGCGCCTGCGCGGCGCGCTCCCCGACGCCCCGGAAGGCGACGACGAGGCCGTGGACGAGATCGTCGAAAGCCCGGACCTCGCCCCGAACCTGCTCGAAGCGCTCAAAACCACGCTGATGCCCTGA
- a CDS encoding zinc-dependent metalloprotease: MSKPPFGFGPPDPDKRGDNDPSEQPNGPEAFNQLGQMLSQLGQMLSQAGTSSGPVNYDLAKQIALQNLSGSDDGKIGFSSSGASGDSSTAVRDAAHLAELWLDAATILPAGATTTVAWSARAWVEKTLPTWQRLCDPVAQQVSGAWMQALPEEAKQAAGPLLSMMGQMGGMAFGSQLGNALAQLAQEVLTSTEVGLPLGPAATSALLPANIEKFTEGLELPSSEVLVFLAAREAAHQRLFAHVPWLRQRLLATVEEFARGITVDTSALESLAGQIDPANPASIEEAMSSGLLEPQTTPEQQTALKRLETMLALVEGWVDVVVAEAIGDRLPGAEALRETLRRRRATGGPAEQTFATLVGLELRPRRMRAASSLWKLVGDRHGIDKRDGLWSHPDLMPTAEDLDEPLDFADRLADPTTLPDDLDPIAELERTERKEQEARDRANPSASSPKDAPSSDAASSDSDASGKDRPSDSGSGSGKDEGTNPSN; this comes from the coding sequence ATGAGCAAACCCCCGTTCGGTTTCGGACCGCCCGATCCCGACAAGCGAGGCGACAACGACCCCTCGGAGCAGCCGAACGGCCCCGAGGCCTTCAACCAGCTCGGACAGATGCTGAGCCAGCTGGGCCAGATGCTCAGCCAGGCGGGCACTTCGAGCGGGCCGGTCAACTACGACCTGGCGAAGCAGATCGCGCTGCAGAACCTGAGCGGCAGCGACGACGGCAAGATCGGATTCTCGTCGTCCGGCGCTTCCGGGGACTCCTCCACTGCTGTGCGCGACGCCGCGCATCTGGCGGAGCTGTGGCTCGACGCGGCGACGATCCTGCCCGCGGGCGCGACCACCACCGTTGCTTGGTCCGCGCGCGCGTGGGTGGAGAAGACGCTGCCCACGTGGCAGCGGCTCTGCGACCCGGTCGCGCAGCAGGTGTCCGGCGCGTGGATGCAGGCGCTGCCCGAGGAGGCCAAGCAGGCCGCCGGGCCGCTGTTGTCCATGATGGGCCAGATGGGCGGGATGGCCTTCGGCTCCCAGCTGGGCAACGCGCTGGCGCAGCTCGCGCAGGAGGTGCTGACGTCCACGGAGGTCGGCCTGCCGCTGGGCCCCGCCGCGACGTCCGCGCTGCTGCCGGCCAACATCGAGAAGTTCACCGAGGGCCTGGAGCTGCCGAGCAGCGAGGTGCTCGTGTTCCTCGCCGCGCGTGAGGCCGCGCACCAGCGCCTGTTCGCGCACGTGCCGTGGCTGCGTCAGCGGCTGCTGGCCACTGTGGAGGAATTCGCCCGCGGGATCACCGTCGACACCTCCGCGCTCGAGTCGCTGGCCGGCCAGATCGACCCGGCCAACCCGGCGAGCATCGAGGAGGCCATGTCCTCGGGCCTGCTGGAGCCGCAGACCACGCCCGAGCAGCAGACCGCGCTGAAGCGCCTGGAGACGATGCTGGCCCTCGTCGAGGGCTGGGTGGACGTCGTGGTCGCCGAGGCGATCGGCGACCGTCTGCCGGGCGCCGAAGCCCTCCGCGAAACGCTCCGCCGCCGCCGTGCGACGGGCGGCCCGGCCGAGCAGACCTTCGCCACCCTCGTGGGCCTGGAGCTGCGCCCCCGCCGCATGCGCGCGGCGTCTTCCCTGTGGAAGCTCGTGGGCGACCGCCACGGCATCGACAAGCGCGACGGCCTCTGGTCCCACCCGGACCTCATGCCGACCGCCGAGGACCTCGACGAGCCCCTGGACTTCGCCGACCGCCTCGCCGACCCGACCACCCTCCCGGACGATCTGGATCCGATCGCGGAGCTGGAGCGCACGGAACGCAAGGAACAGGAAGCCCGCGACCGCGCGAACCCGTCGGCCTCGTCGCCGAAGGACGCGCCTTCTTCGGATGCCGCTTCCTCGGATTCGGACGCGTCGGGCAAGGACCGGCCTTCCGACTCTGGCTCTGGCTCCGGTAAGGACGAGGGCACCAACCCCTCGAACTGA
- a CDS encoding ATP-dependent DNA helicase UvrD2 — protein sequence MVSASSEKSRPGLLDGLDPEQRAAASAPRGPVCVLAGAGTGKTRTITHRIAHLVAAGHVSAGQVLAVTFTTRAAGEMRTRLRGLGIDAAQALTFHAAARRQLRYFWPRVIGDRPWDLLDNKFRLVAQAATRVRLSTETEVLRDLSSEIEWSKASLVSPDDYPAVAARMQRDTPAPAAQVAEVYRQYEEIKNSAQVLDFDDLLLHTTAVLEEHEAVAVEFRDRYRCFVVDEYQDVTPLQQRLLDAWLGGRDDLTVVGDANQTIYSFGGASPRPLLEFTRRFPEASVIRLERDYRSTPQVVSLANQVIGAARGRPAGSRLKLVGQRPPGPEPRFAEYEDEAAEAAAAARRVRELLDGGATASEIAVLFRINAQSEAYEQALTEAGIPYLVRGGERFFSRTEVRQAMSALRVASGDPTGPDLVTAVRSALAKVGLTEQPPAGGAAKERWDALLAIVELAEELASSVADADLPRFVAELDQRAAAQHPPTVEGVTLASLHAAKGLEWDAVFLVGLSEGTMPILHADGDEAAIEEERRLFYVGVTRAREHLSLSWSLSRTPGGRRNRRRSRFLYGLIPEDHPAARVARSQGKPSAGVTARCRLCGGPLLETMEVKLGRCSRCPSTVDEGLLEKLKTWRGERSRELKVPAFVVFTDATLMAIAEQRPTDDGALVSISGIGATKLERFGAEVLDVVRTAMRS from the coding sequence GTGGTTAGCGCATCGTCGGAAAAGAGTCGTCCGGGCCTGCTCGACGGGCTCGACCCCGAGCAACGGGCCGCCGCCTCCGCCCCGCGCGGGCCCGTCTGCGTCCTCGCCGGCGCGGGCACAGGCAAGACACGCACGATCACGCACCGCATCGCGCACCTGGTCGCCGCTGGTCACGTGTCCGCCGGGCAGGTGCTCGCGGTCACCTTCACCACGCGCGCCGCGGGCGAGATGCGCACCCGGCTGCGCGGTCTCGGCATCGATGCGGCGCAGGCGCTGACGTTCCACGCCGCCGCCCGCCGCCAGCTCCGCTACTTCTGGCCGCGCGTGATCGGCGACCGGCCGTGGGACCTGCTCGACAACAAGTTCCGCCTCGTTGCCCAGGCCGCCACGCGGGTCCGGCTGAGCACCGAGACCGAGGTGCTGCGCGACCTCTCGAGCGAGATCGAGTGGAGCAAGGCGTCGCTGGTCTCCCCGGACGACTACCCGGCCGTCGCCGCGCGCATGCAGCGCGACACGCCCGCGCCCGCCGCGCAGGTCGCGGAGGTCTACCGGCAGTACGAGGAGATCAAGAACTCCGCCCAGGTCCTCGACTTCGACGACCTCCTGCTGCACACCACCGCCGTGCTGGAGGAGCACGAGGCCGTCGCCGTCGAGTTCCGCGACCGTTACCGCTGCTTCGTGGTCGACGAGTACCAGGACGTGACGCCGCTGCAGCAGCGCCTGCTCGACGCCTGGCTCGGCGGCCGCGACGACCTCACCGTGGTCGGCGACGCCAACCAGACCATCTACTCCTTCGGCGGCGCCTCGCCGCGCCCGCTGCTGGAGTTCACCCGGCGCTTCCCTGAGGCGTCGGTGATCCGCCTCGAGCGCGACTACCGGTCGACGCCGCAGGTCGTCTCGCTGGCCAACCAGGTGATCGGCGCGGCGCGCGGCCGCCCGGCCGGGTCGCGGCTCAAGCTCGTCGGCCAGCGCCCGCCGGGCCCGGAGCCTCGCTTCGCCGAGTACGAGGACGAGGCGGCCGAGGCCGCGGCCGCCGCCCGTCGCGTGCGTGAGCTGCTCGACGGGGGAGCGACGGCGAGCGAGATCGCCGTGCTGTTCCGCATCAACGCCCAGTCCGAGGCCTACGAGCAGGCGCTCACCGAGGCCGGCATCCCGTACCTGGTCCGCGGCGGCGAGCGGTTCTTCTCCCGGACCGAGGTGCGGCAGGCGATGTCCGCGCTGCGGGTCGCGTCGGGCGACCCCACCGGGCCGGACCTGGTCACCGCCGTCCGCTCGGCGCTCGCCAAGGTCGGCCTCACCGAGCAGCCGCCGGCGGGCGGCGCGGCGAAGGAGCGGTGGGACGCGCTGCTCGCCATCGTCGAGCTCGCCGAGGAGCTGGCGTCGAGCGTGGCCGACGCCGACCTGCCCCGCTTCGTCGCGGAGCTCGACCAGCGCGCCGCCGCCCAGCACCCGCCGACGGTGGAGGGCGTCACCCTCGCCTCGCTCCACGCGGCCAAGGGCCTGGAGTGGGACGCCGTTTTCCTCGTCGGCCTGTCCGAAGGCACCATGCCGATCCTCCACGCCGACGGCGACGAAGCAGCGATCGAGGAGGAACGGCGCCTCTTCTACGTCGGCGTCACCCGCGCCCGCGAGCACCTGTCGCTGTCGTGGTCCCTCTCGCGCACGCCGGGTGGCCGTCGCAACCGCCGTCGCAGCCGGTTCCTCTACGGGCTGATCCCCGAGGACCACCCGGCCGCCCGCGTCGCGCGTTCGCAGGGGAAGCCGTCGGCGGGGGTGACGGCGCGCTGCCGCCTGTGCGGCGGGCCGTTGCTGGAGACCATGGAGGTCAAGCTCGGCCGGTGCTCGCGGTGCCCGTCCACTGTGGATGAAGGGCTGCTCGAGAAGCTGAAGACCTGGCGCGGTGAGCGTTCGCGGGAGCTGAAGGTGCCCGCGTTCGTGGTGTTCACCGACGCCACTCTGATGGCCATCGCCGAACAGCGACCGACCGACGACGGAGCGCTCGTGTCGATCTCCGGCATCGGCGCGACTAAGCTGGAGCGCTTCGGCGCGGAGGTCCTCGACGTCGTCCGCACCGCGATGCGCTCTTGA
- a CDS encoding ABC1 kinase family protein, protein MTDFRDRPGDRESALPRRGAARTAKLASLPLGIAGRAVGGWGKRLAGQSAEQVSATLSAKAAEQLFEVLGTLKGGAMKFGQALSVFEAAVPDDMAKPYREALTKLQTAAPPMSARQTHRVLAEQLGRSWMGRFSHFDDEPAASASIGQVHRATWHDGREVAVKVQYPGADEALRSDLRQLQRFSRLFQAFVPGTDVKPLLAELAERMDEELDYLAEADHQRAFVKAFEGDPAFRIPRVVASAPKVVVSEWVTGIPLSRVIADADQETRNLAGRLLTEFHYSSPARAHLLHSDPHPGNFMLTDDGRLCVMDFGGVSKLPHGIPRHLGEMTRLALDGQSDDLMRLLRENRFIRGDSDLTADEVLAYLSPFTEPLATPTFHFTRRWMQRQAGRVGDSRGSDFHVGRSLNLPPEYLMIHRVTAGSTGILCQLDAEIPARGIVERWQPGFAG, encoded by the coding sequence GTGACCGACTTCCGCGACCGCCCAGGAGACCGCGAATCCGCTTTGCCACGCCGAGGTGCCGCGCGCACCGCGAAGCTGGCCAGTCTCCCGCTGGGGATTGCCGGACGCGCCGTGGGCGGATGGGGGAAGCGGCTCGCGGGGCAGAGCGCGGAACAGGTCAGCGCCACGTTGTCGGCGAAGGCCGCCGAGCAGCTGTTCGAGGTGCTGGGCACGCTCAAGGGCGGCGCGATGAAGTTCGGCCAGGCCCTGAGCGTGTTCGAGGCCGCGGTGCCCGACGACATGGCCAAGCCGTACCGCGAAGCGCTGACCAAGCTGCAGACGGCCGCGCCGCCGATGTCCGCGCGGCAGACGCACCGGGTGCTCGCCGAGCAGCTGGGCCGGTCGTGGATGGGCCGGTTCTCGCACTTCGACGACGAGCCGGCCGCGTCCGCCAGCATCGGCCAGGTCCACCGCGCGACCTGGCACGACGGCCGCGAGGTCGCGGTCAAGGTCCAGTACCCGGGCGCCGACGAGGCCCTGCGCAGCGACCTGCGGCAGCTGCAGCGGTTCAGCAGGCTGTTCCAGGCGTTCGTGCCCGGCACCGATGTCAAACCGCTGCTGGCCGAGCTGGCCGAGCGGATGGACGAGGAACTCGACTACCTCGCGGAGGCCGACCACCAGCGAGCCTTCGTGAAGGCGTTCGAAGGTGATCCGGCGTTCCGCATCCCGCGCGTCGTGGCCAGCGCGCCGAAGGTCGTGGTGAGCGAGTGGGTGACCGGGATCCCGCTGTCCCGGGTGATCGCGGACGCGGACCAGGAGACCCGTAATCTCGCGGGCCGGCTGCTCACGGAGTTCCACTACTCGTCGCCGGCGCGGGCGCACCTGCTGCACTCCGACCCGCACCCGGGCAATTTCATGCTCACCGACGACGGCCGCCTGTGCGTGATGGACTTCGGCGGCGTCTCGAAGCTGCCCCACGGCATCCCCCGCCACCTCGGCGAGATGACGCGCCTCGCCCTCGACGGCCAGTCCGACGACCTCATGCGCCTGCTGCGCGAGAACCGCTTCATCCGCGGGGACTCGGACCTCACCGCCGACGAGGTGCTGGCCTACTTGTCGCCGTTCACGGAGCCGCTGGCCACGCCGACGTTCCACTTCACGCGCCGCTGGATGCAGCGGCAGGCGGGCCGGGTCGGCGACTCCCGCGGCAGCGACTTCCACGTCGGCCGCTCGCTGAACCTGCCCCCGGAGTACCTGATGATCCACCGGGTCACCGCGGGGTCCACGGGCATCCTCTGCCAGCTCGACGCCGAGATCCCGGCGCGGGGCATCGTGGAGCGCTGGCAGCCCGGTTTCGCCGGCTGA
- a CDS encoding class I SAM-dependent methyltransferase gives MPAHTHDHIDWADRLALLRAADALDAAAMATVARRLVAALPPRPTVVDVGCGAGGMSKHFARELATRSGGTVVLVDATPALLEEAERAVKTEAAEHVAPGSTGEHGPVSVEVRAILGDLADAGLPQTVPPADLVWASHVVHHLADQQAAVGTVAAVAKPGGLVALAEGGLDFRCLPWDLGVGRPGLENRMLAAQAEWFIGMREGIDGAVPMPYGWPIALDRAGLTGVDSFGALVHHPSPGPDSLADYVVNRIGRLREFAGDHLTTGDRATLDALLDATGPHFVGARQDLYLFGAKNVHCGRQP, from the coding sequence ATGCCCGCACACACCCATGACCACATCGACTGGGCGGACCGCCTCGCGCTCCTGCGTGCCGCCGACGCCCTCGACGCCGCCGCGATGGCCACCGTCGCCCGCCGTCTCGTCGCCGCCCTGCCTCCGCGGCCGACAGTCGTCGACGTCGGCTGCGGCGCGGGCGGCATGAGCAAACACTTCGCCCGCGAACTCGCCACTCGTTCGGGCGGCACGGTTGTCCTCGTGGACGCGACCCCGGCGTTGCTCGAAGAAGCCGAACGCGCGGTGAAAACGGAGGCCGCCGAGCACGTGGCGCCGGGCTCCACGGGAGAGCACGGACCCGTGTCCGTCGAGGTACGCGCGATCCTCGGGGACCTCGCCGACGCGGGTTTGCCGCAGACGGTGCCGCCGGCGGACCTCGTCTGGGCGTCGCACGTGGTGCATCACCTGGCGGACCAGCAGGCCGCTGTCGGGACGGTCGCGGCGGTCGCGAAGCCCGGCGGGCTCGTCGCGCTCGCCGAAGGTGGTCTCGACTTCCGTTGCCTGCCTTGGGATCTCGGCGTCGGCCGGCCGGGACTGGAGAACCGGATGCTGGCCGCGCAGGCCGAGTGGTTCATCGGGATGCGCGAGGGCATCGATGGCGCCGTCCCCATGCCGTACGGCTGGCCCATCGCCTTGGACCGGGCGGGGCTCACCGGCGTCGACTCGTTCGGGGCGCTCGTCCACCACCCGTCGCCGGGCCCGGACTCGCTCGCGGACTACGTGGTCAACCGCATCGGCCGCTTGCGTGAGTTCGCCGGCGACCACCTGACAACCGGCGACCGGGCCACGCTCGACGCCCTCCTCGACGCGACGGGCCCCCACTTCGTCGGCGCCCGCCAGGACCTCTACCTGTTCGGCGCCAAGAACGTCCACTGTGGACGCCAACCATGA
- a CDS encoding YlbL family protein — protein sequence MLVSGALFLVFVVVGFLVQVPYVAISPGPTYDTLGRDAAGNAVIQVNGKQAYPTTGELRMTTVSLNDGINLFTALGLWASGRYALAPREEYYKPGETNEQVKQENIQQLQDSQSNAQVAALRHLGYPVDVVAKTIVSGSPADHVLAPGDKLVTVNGKQVKEAADVAAALTTTKPGQSVAISFQADGQPIRTVPITLAQRSDRTQGFMGLTASDRAVAPFNVGISLQDVGGPSAGLMFTLAIIDRLTPPGKAEADLAGGRHIAGTGEISETGVVGPIGGISFKVVGAREAGATDFLVPEHNCAEAVSAKPDGLNLIKVSTLDDALTQLENLKAGRPTTHC from the coding sequence CTGCTGGTCAGCGGCGCGTTGTTCCTGGTGTTCGTCGTTGTCGGTTTCCTGGTCCAGGTGCCGTACGTCGCGATCAGCCCGGGGCCGACCTACGACACGCTCGGTCGCGACGCCGCCGGCAACGCCGTGATCCAGGTCAACGGGAAGCAGGCCTACCCGACGACCGGCGAGCTGCGGATGACCACGGTCTCGCTGAACGACGGCATCAACCTCTTCACCGCGCTCGGCCTCTGGGCCAGCGGCCGCTACGCGCTCGCGCCGCGCGAGGAGTACTACAAGCCCGGCGAGACCAACGAACAGGTCAAGCAGGAGAACATCCAGCAGTTGCAGGATTCGCAGAGCAACGCCCAGGTCGCCGCCCTGCGCCACCTCGGTTACCCGGTGGACGTCGTCGCCAAGACGATCGTCTCCGGCAGCCCCGCCGACCACGTGCTCGCCCCCGGCGACAAGCTGGTCACCGTCAACGGCAAGCAGGTCAAGGAAGCCGCGGACGTCGCCGCGGCGCTGACCACCACCAAGCCCGGCCAGTCCGTGGCGATCTCCTTCCAGGCCGACGGCCAGCCCATCCGGACCGTGCCGATCACGCTCGCGCAGCGCTCCGACCGCACGCAGGGCTTCATGGGCCTGACCGCCTCGGACCGCGCCGTCGCGCCGTTCAACGTCGGCATCTCGCTGCAGGACGTCGGCGGCCCGTCGGCGGGCCTGATGTTCACCCTCGCGATCATCGACCGCCTCACCCCGCCGGGGAAGGCGGAGGCCGACCTCGCGGGGGGCAGGCACATCGCCGGCACCGGCGAGATCAGCGAGACGGGCGTGGTCGGGCCGATCGGCGGCATCTCGTTCAAGGTCGTTGGCGCGCGCGAGGCCGGGGCCACCGACTTCCTGGTGCCGGAGCACAACTGCGCCGAGGCCGTCTCCGCCAAGCCGGACGGGCTCAACCTGATCAAGGTGTCCACTCTGGACGACGCGCTGACCCAGCTGGAGAACCTCAAGGCCGGCCGGCCGACCACACACTGCTGA
- a CDS encoding M48 metallopeptidase family protein — translation MIPPSDTPEHKVEVRRSQRRHRTVTAYWNDDTLVVLIPARMTRAEEKHWVAEMERKLQRSEPRKAAPPKASDEALLARCAVLASRYLDGKALPASVRWVPPMRTRWASCTPVDATIRVSDRLRRVPPWVLDYVLVHELAHLREPGHDAAFWALVNRYPKTERAMGYLEGLSAAAGWGIATDD, via the coding sequence ATGATCCCCCCATCGGACACTCCTGAACACAAGGTCGAGGTGCGGCGCAGCCAGCGCCGGCACCGCACGGTCACCGCGTACTGGAACGACGACACCCTGGTGGTGCTCATCCCGGCACGGATGACACGCGCGGAGGAGAAACACTGGGTCGCGGAGATGGAGCGCAAGCTCCAGCGCTCCGAGCCCAGGAAGGCGGCGCCGCCGAAGGCGTCGGACGAAGCGCTGCTGGCACGGTGCGCCGTGCTGGCGTCGAGGTATCTCGACGGCAAGGCGCTGCCTGCGAGCGTGCGCTGGGTGCCGCCCATGCGCACGCGCTGGGCGTCCTGCACACCGGTCGACGCCACGATCCGCGTGAGCGACCGGCTCCGGCGGGTCCCGCCGTGGGTCCTGGACTACGTCCTGGTCCACGAGCTGGCCCACCTCCGCGAGCCCGGTCACGACGCGGCGTTCTGGGCGCTGGTCAACCGCTACCCGAAGACCGAGCGGGCCATGGGCTACCTGGAAGGGCTGTCCGCGGCGGCAGGCTGGGGGATCGCTACGGACGATTGA
- a CDS encoding WhiB family transcriptional regulator: protein MSSAIALAEGAITDGFDVGIGDLLDGIAAPELDLPCRSRDADLWFAESPAELERAKALCADCPVREACLAGALARREPWGVWGGEIFERGVVIARKRPRGRPRKNAALEPAAAARSAAA, encoded by the coding sequence ATGTCATCGGCCATCGCCCTCGCCGAGGGGGCAATAACCGACGGGTTCGACGTCGGCATCGGCGACCTGCTCGACGGGATCGCCGCCCCGGAACTCGACCTCCCCTGCCGCTCGCGTGACGCGGACCTCTGGTTCGCCGAGTCGCCCGCGGAGCTGGAGCGCGCCAAGGCGCTCTGCGCCGACTGCCCGGTCCGCGAGGCATGCCTCGCGGGTGCGCTCGCACGGCGTGAGCCGTGGGGCGTCTGGGGTGGCGAGATCTTCGAGCGCGGTGTCGTGATCGCGCGCAAGCGTCCCCGTGGGCGCCCGCGCAAGAACGCCGCTCTCGAGCCCGCCGCCGCTGCCCGGAGTGCCGCCGCATGA